A portion of the Oxynema aestuarii AP17 genome contains these proteins:
- a CDS encoding DUF3386 domain-containing protein → MSENNKARDLFRSAYESRYTWDDRFPGYSADIELKQGDEVYTGQIRINGDLSVEVNGIEDEEVSQSVYTQLRDVVTHRKRNTFENAHGKNRFSLGDRDETGAVEVLVEGDAMGSNYKVRGTEICQVSRVMGRMAFTIDTHESLDTGSGYAASHYDAIFRNPQTGETIKELEFEDRYDRFGDYYLMTRQVVKAKAKGDVTVTEFNYSNIKLLEPVAV, encoded by the coding sequence ATGAGTGAAAATAACAAAGCTCGCGACTTATTCCGTTCGGCTTACGAAAGCCGCTACACCTGGGACGATCGCTTTCCCGGATACAGCGCCGACATCGAACTGAAACAAGGGGATGAAGTCTACACGGGTCAAATTCGGATTAATGGCGATTTGAGCGTCGAAGTCAACGGGATCGAAGACGAGGAAGTCAGCCAGAGTGTTTATACGCAATTGCGCGATGTGGTCACCCACCGCAAGCGCAACACCTTTGAGAACGCTCATGGTAAAAATCGTTTTAGTTTGGGCGATCGCGACGAAACGGGCGCCGTCGAAGTTTTAGTCGAAGGCGATGCGATGGGATCGAATTATAAAGTGCGCGGTACCGAAATTTGTCAGGTCAGCCGCGTGATGGGACGCATGGCGTTTACCATCGACACTCACGAGAGTTTGGATACGGGAAGCGGCTATGCGGCGAGCCATTACGATGCGATTTTCCGCAATCCGCAAACGGGAGAAACGATTAAAGAATTGGAATTTGAGGATCGTTACGATCGCTTCGGCGATTATTACCTCATGACGCGGCAAGTTGTCAAGGCCAAAGCAAAAGGAGACGTGACCGTCACCGAGTTTAACTACTCGAATATCAAGCTACTCGAACCAGTGGCCGTCTAG
- a CDS encoding beta strand repeat-containing protein: protein MTTFGTSGNDFFAGNSGFDDYLALDGDDTIFGNEGGDNLNGNQNNDVVVGGPGNDTARGGQDNDQVFGNEGDDLLFGDRGSDTIVAGEGNDTVLGGNGINVTDADNENDLIFGNTGNDVLFGDRGADTIYGGQDNDTIYGGQENDEIFGDLGDDWLYGDKGSDSLTGGDGSDRFTLGNGIGGPTLDDADWFLDFVSGQDTLQLLGDLTFDQLNIFQGTGDFANHTIIQQNVTGEFLAILRDVDATTITGQPASPPAPPPPPAVTDPNTFPSVPPPPDVTPGDPPPVVPPPPPPPGTISLAQGITPQEAGPVAGTFVLSRGGETTQALTVNYTVAGTATAGTDYTELSGTATFGVGESQAIIEVPTLDDDEIDPGETIEVTVTAPTGLTIAGDATQTLTILDDESPSLSIVTATQGDETGPANATFTVTRTGDTTAELVVPYTLGGTATAVTDYADPGAGSVTIPAGATEATITLNVVDDTDIDPDETVVVNLNPVNGFNFTESTATATITDNEQPTISIAPTTNPAEPGTAGTFTLTRTGDVSGTLDVNYTIAGTALAGAAAGVGIDYQNLTGTASFAAGSNTTTISVTPFDDTEIDPGETVEVTLAAPAGFTIAGEATAALTIADDEQPTVSIAPAVTPLEKDPVTPGAGNPVNGTFILTRTGNLSQELTVNYTAAGTAVGGATAGPGIDYDNTATGLAAAGTVTFAAGQANATLSVPTFDDTDIDPNETVDVTITAPANYIIDPAGSATASLTIVDDETPTVSIAAGTTPDEVGPVNGTFIVTLNTPAPAAGLNISYTVGGTAVGGAAAAAGIDYDNTATGLPATGTVNVAGGATTATITAPIFNDTDLDPNETIQVTIAAPAGYQVGTGTADLTILDDETNTVEVTAFTDGNESGPANGTFTLTRTGNTANPLVVNYTLGGTAISGTDYTDVGAGVANFAAGANTATVTITPIDDALGEGVETVALNLAAGAGYNVGATSTQTLSINDNDGTTGADNITGAGGNGVLAGGDGDDNITAGDNAGDGDILVGGQGNDVLTGGAGNDRFRYNATTEGTDTINNFTVGADLIEVAAGAFGGFPLGALPVANFVTGAAATAAAPQFIYNAGALSFDADGTGAGAAVLLANLTGAPAITEAQIQVI, encoded by the coding sequence ATGACGACTTTTGGAACCTCCGGTAATGACTTTTTCGCCGGAAACTCAGGATTTGACGATTATCTGGCGCTCGATGGAGACGATACCATCTTCGGCAACGAAGGAGGGGATAATTTAAACGGTAACCAAAACAACGATGTGGTCGTTGGCGGTCCGGGCAATGATACGGCTCGCGGCGGTCAAGACAACGACCAAGTCTTCGGTAATGAAGGTGATGACCTCTTGTTCGGCGATCGCGGTAGCGATACCATCGTCGCCGGAGAAGGAAACGATACCGTTCTCGGCGGTAACGGCATTAACGTTACCGATGCGGATAACGAAAACGATTTAATTTTCGGAAATACAGGCAATGACGTCCTGTTCGGCGATCGTGGAGCCGACACCATTTATGGCGGTCAAGATAACGACACCATTTATGGCGGCCAAGAAAACGACGAAATCTTCGGCGACCTCGGCGATGACTGGCTCTACGGCGACAAAGGCTCCGACAGCCTGACCGGAGGGGACGGGAGCGATCGCTTCACCCTCGGCAACGGTATCGGCGGCCCCACCCTTGACGATGCAGACTGGTTCCTCGACTTTGTGAGCGGTCAAGACACCCTCCAACTGCTCGGCGATTTAACCTTCGACCAGCTCAACATCTTCCAAGGGACGGGCGACTTCGCCAACCATACCATCATCCAGCAGAACGTCACCGGGGAATTTCTCGCCATCCTGCGTGACGTCGATGCCACCACCATCACCGGACAACCCGCCTCGCCCCCGGCGCCGCCCCCGCCGCCTGCAGTCACCGATCCGAACACTTTTCCGAGCGTTCCGCCCCCGCCGGACGTGACCCCTGGCGATCCCCCGCCCGTCGTTCCCCCGCCGCCGCCGCCGCCGGGAACCATTAGCCTCGCCCAAGGGATTACCCCTCAAGAAGCCGGCCCCGTTGCTGGAACCTTTGTCCTCTCCCGAGGCGGTGAAACGACCCAAGCCTTAACCGTCAACTACACCGTCGCCGGAACCGCCACCGCAGGCACTGATTACACGGAATTGAGCGGAACGGCGACCTTTGGCGTCGGCGAGTCTCAAGCGATTATCGAAGTCCCCACCCTCGATGACGATGAAATCGATCCGGGTGAAACTATCGAAGTCACCGTTACTGCACCAACGGGTCTCACCATTGCTGGGGATGCGACTCAGACCTTAACAATTCTCGATGACGAATCGCCCAGCCTCAGCATCGTCACTGCAACCCAAGGAGATGAAACCGGTCCGGCGAATGCGACATTCACGGTCACCCGAACTGGGGATACAACAGCCGAACTCGTCGTTCCTTATACACTCGGTGGTACGGCAACGGCAGTGACAGATTACGCGGATCCTGGTGCAGGGAGTGTCACGATTCCCGCAGGTGCGACCGAAGCCACGATTACTCTCAATGTCGTAGACGATACTGATATCGATCCTGACGAAACTGTAGTTGTTAACTTGAATCCGGTTAACGGTTTCAATTTCACGGAAAGTACGGCTACCGCTACGATTACCGATAACGAACAGCCAACCATTTCTATTGCTCCCACCACCAATCCAGCAGAACCGGGTACGGCAGGCACGTTTACTCTCACTCGAACGGGGGATGTTAGCGGTACTCTTGATGTTAATTATACAATTGCTGGAACTGCTCTCGCTGGAGCCGCAGCAGGAGTGGGCATTGACTATCAAAACTTGACAGGAACCGCAAGCTTTGCCGCGGGTTCCAATACGACAACGATTTCGGTCACCCCGTTTGACGATACCGAAATCGATCCCGGCGAAACCGTGGAAGTAACCCTGGCCGCTCCCGCAGGTTTCACTATTGCAGGTGAGGCAACCGCAGCCTTAACCATTGCCGATGACGAACAACCCACCGTCAGTATTGCGCCTGCAGTCACGCCTCTAGAGAAAGATCCGGTGACTCCAGGCGCAGGAAATCCCGTCAATGGAACTTTTATCTTGACGCGCACGGGTAACCTAAGTCAGGAACTTACTGTCAATTACACGGCAGCAGGAACCGCCGTGGGTGGCGCTACCGCCGGACCGGGTATTGACTACGACAATACCGCCACAGGATTAGCGGCGGCAGGGACGGTTACCTTCGCTGCAGGCCAAGCCAACGCAACCCTAAGTGTCCCCACTTTTGACGATACGGATATCGATCCGAACGAAACGGTAGATGTAACCATTACAGCCCCTGCCAATTACATTATCGACCCAGCAGGTTCGGCAACGGCTTCGCTCACCATCGTCGATGACGAAACACCGACCGTGAGTATTGCAGCCGGAACAACGCCGGATGAAGTCGGCCCGGTTAATGGTACCTTCATTGTCACGTTGAATACTCCCGCCCCGGCGGCTGGCTTGAATATCTCCTATACCGTTGGAGGTACGGCAGTCGGCGGAGCGGCTGCGGCTGCTGGCATCGACTACGACAACACTGCAACTGGTTTACCTGCTACAGGTACGGTGAATGTTGCAGGTGGTGCCACAACTGCGACAATTACCGCTCCGATCTTTAACGATACGGATCTCGATCCGAATGAAACGATTCAGGTGACCATCGCTGCTCCTGCAGGCTACCAAGTCGGAACAGGAACGGCTGACCTGACGATTTTGGACGACGAAACCAATACCGTGGAAGTGACGGCGTTCACTGATGGTAACGAAAGCGGTCCGGCTAATGGAACGTTTACGCTGACACGAACGGGTAACACGGCGAATCCACTGGTTGTCAACTATACCCTTGGTGGAACAGCTATCAGTGGAACGGACTACACTGATGTGGGTGCCGGAGTTGCTAACTTTGCGGCTGGTGCAAATACGGCTACTGTGACCATCACTCCAATTGATGATGCTCTCGGTGAAGGTGTTGAGACTGTTGCTCTGAACTTGGCGGCTGGCGCGGGTTACAATGTTGGCGCTACGTCCACTCAAACCTTGAGTATTAATGATAATGACGGTACTACAGGTGCTGACAATATCACGGGTGCTGGTGGCAACGGCGTCCTAGCGGGTGGCGATGGAGATGACAACATCACCGCAGGTGATAATGCTGGCGATGGTGATATCCTCGTCGGCGGTCAAGGTAACGACGTGTTGACAGGTGGCGCGGGAAACGATCGCTTCCGTTATAATGCCACGACTGAAGGAACCGATACCATCAATAACTTTACGGTCGGTGCCGATTTGATCGAGGTTGCAGCAGGTGCATTTGGTGGTTTTCCTCTCGGTGCGCTTCCCGTAGCCAATTTTGTCACCGGAGCGGCAGCAACGGCAGCAGCCCCGCAGTTTATCTATAATGCCGGGGCGCTCTCGTTTGATGCCGACGGCACGGGCGCAGGTGCCGCCGTCCTGCTTGCCAATCTCACAGGTGCCCCAGCTATTACAGAAGCTCAAATTCAAGTCATTTAA
- a CDS encoding glycoside hydrolase: MPHPLYVAFIWHQHQPLYKSRMGGEYRLPWVRLHGTKDYLDLVLLLDRYPNLHQTVNLVPSLILQLEDYIAGTACDPYLAVALKPDDQLTTEDKHFIVDHFFDGNHRTLIDPHHRYAELYEQRQENGKSWCLENWTLQEYADLLAWHNLAWIDPLFWDDPDIEVWLKQGRNFNLEDRQRIYAKQREIMSRILPQHRQMQEIGQLEVITSPYTHPILPLLADTNAGRVAIPQMELPENRFQWAEDIPRHLRKSWEMYRDRFERSPRGLWPSEQAVSPEILPHIARQGFKWICSDEAILGWTLNHFFHRDGVGNLYEPELLYRPYRLETEQGDLSIVFRDHRLSDLLGFTYATMNPYKAASDLIGHLEAIAHSLKKRQSESVESGLQDPWLVTIALDGENCWEFYERDGQIFLDALYSTLSDDDEIQLVTVSEFLDRFPPTETLPSDRLHSGSWVDGSLTTWIGDPAKNRAWDLLAQARATLAKHPEATEENNPEAWEALYAAEGSDWFWWFGEGHSSNQDAMFDQLFREHLAALYQALNEPIPSEIETSVEDHVQQGDRRPQSFIHPAIDGKADEQDWDKAGRIEVGGARGTMHRSSAIQGIWYGVDHLNFYLRLDFKRGIRPGKDCPPELNLLWYYPDRTMINSPIPLKNLPDAGPLNYHFRHHLAINLLTRSLSFQEAAANFQWHSRQSRAQVGLDLCLEIAIPWADLPTEPDWFLHLLLVISQDEHYCEYLPENRLIPIQMP; encoded by the coding sequence ATGCCTCATCCACTCTACGTTGCGTTCATTTGGCACCAACACCAACCCCTTTATAAAAGTCGCATGGGCGGTGAGTATCGGTTACCTTGGGTGCGACTGCACGGAACCAAAGACTATCTCGATTTAGTGCTGTTGCTCGATCGCTACCCCAACCTGCACCAAACCGTCAACCTGGTTCCCTCCCTCATCCTCCAACTCGAAGACTACATCGCTGGAACCGCCTGCGATCCTTACCTCGCCGTCGCCCTCAAACCCGACGACCAACTCACCACCGAAGACAAACACTTCATCGTCGATCATTTCTTCGACGGTAACCACCGCACCTTAATCGACCCCCACCACCGCTACGCCGAACTCTACGAACAACGGCAAGAAAACGGGAAAAGTTGGTGTCTGGAAAACTGGACTTTACAAGAATACGCCGACTTGCTCGCATGGCACAACCTCGCTTGGATCGACCCCCTCTTCTGGGACGATCCCGATATCGAAGTGTGGTTGAAACAGGGGCGCAACTTTAACTTAGAAGACCGCCAGCGCATTTACGCCAAACAGCGCGAAATCATGAGCCGCATCCTGCCCCAACACCGCCAAATGCAGGAAATCGGCCAGCTCGAAGTGATTACCAGCCCCTACACCCATCCGATTTTACCCTTGCTCGCCGATACGAATGCGGGACGGGTGGCCATTCCCCAAATGGAGTTACCCGAAAATCGTTTTCAATGGGCCGAAGATATTCCGCGCCATTTAAGAAAATCGTGGGAGATGTACCGCGATCGCTTCGAGCGATCGCCCCGGGGCTTGTGGCCCTCGGAACAAGCGGTCAGCCCCGAAATTTTACCCCATATCGCCCGCCAGGGCTTCAAATGGATCTGCTCCGACGAAGCCATTTTAGGCTGGACCCTCAACCACTTTTTCCATCGCGACGGCGTCGGTAACCTCTACGAACCGGAATTACTCTATCGTCCCTATCGCTTGGAAACAGAACAGGGCGACTTGTCGATCGTCTTTCGCGACCACCGCTTGTCCGATTTGCTCGGCTTTACCTACGCCACCATGAACCCGTATAAAGCGGCGTCCGACTTAATCGGTCACTTGGAGGCGATCGCCCATTCCCTGAAAAAACGCCAGAGTGAAAGCGTCGAAAGCGGTTTGCAAGACCCCTGGCTGGTGACGATCGCCCTCGACGGCGAAAACTGCTGGGAATTCTACGAACGCGACGGCCAAATCTTCCTCGACGCATTATATAGCACCTTGAGCGACGACGACGAGATCCAACTCGTCACCGTCTCCGAATTTCTCGATCGCTTCCCCCCCACCGAAACCCTGCCGAGCGATCGCCTCCATAGCGGTTCCTGGGTCGATGGCAGCCTCACCACCTGGATCGGCGATCCCGCCAAAAACCGCGCCTGGGACCTGCTCGCCCAAGCCCGCGCCACCCTCGCCAAACATCCCGAAGCCACCGAAGAAAATAACCCCGAAGCCTGGGAAGCCCTCTACGCCGCCGAAGGGTCGGACTGGTTCTGGTGGTTCGGCGAAGGACACAGCTCGAACCAAGATGCGATGTTCGACCAATTGTTCCGCGAACATCTCGCCGCCCTCTACCAAGCCTTAAACGAGCCGATCCCCTCAGAAATCGAAACATCCGTCGAAGACCACGTACAACAGGGCGATCGCCGTCCTCAAAGCTTTATCCATCCCGCGATCGACGGTAAAGCCGACGAGCAAGATTGGGACAAAGCCGGACGGATCGAAGTCGGGGGCGCCCGAGGCACCATGCACCGCAGCAGCGCCATTCAAGGCATCTGGTACGGTGTCGATCACCTCAATTTCTACCTCCGTCTCGACTTCAAACGGGGAATCCGCCCCGGGAAAGACTGCCCCCCCGAACTCAATCTGCTGTGGTACTATCCCGATCGCACCATGATTAACAGTCCCATTCCCCTTAAAAATCTCCCGGACGCCGGACCCCTGAACTACCACTTCCGCCACCACCTCGCCATCAACCTGCTCACCCGTTCCTTATCCTTCCAAGAAGCGGCGGCCAACTTCCAATGGCACTCCCGCCAAAGTCGCGCCCAAGTCGGACTCGATCTCTGCTTGGAAATTGCCATTCCTTGGGCCGATTTACCCACCGAACCCGATTGGTTCTTGCATTTACTGCTCGTCATTTCTCAAGACGAGCATTATTGCGAATATCTCCCGGAAAATCGCCTGATTCCGATTCAAATGCCCTAA
- a CDS encoding glycosyltransferase family 4 protein — protein MFNNKNKRIALISVTGDPAVEIGKEEAGGQNVYVLQVGLALAELGWQVDMFSRRTSPDQEAIVTHRENCRTIRLNAGPQQFVSRDEIFECLPEFVDAFQAFQEKEGIEYRLVHTHYWLSSWVGMELKKRHNNLVQVHTYHSLGAVKYKAVETLPAIASTRLETEKACLENADRIVATSPQEEAHMRSLVSHKGEIEVIPCGTDIHRFGRIDRATAREQLGIDRDAKVVLYVGRFDRRKGIETLVRAIGRSQHRDRNLKLIIGGGYRPGQSDGIERDRIDGIVKELGLEAIAEFPGRLGKDDLHLYYSAADVCVVPSHYEPFGLVAIEAMASATPVVASNVGGLKFTVVSEVNGLLVPPKNDAKFAEAIDRILADPQWRDELGKTGRLRVELAFSWDSVATRLAHTYSQLIADAESVRVPESAIAA, from the coding sequence ATGTTTAACAACAAAAACAAACGAATTGCTTTAATCTCCGTCACCGGAGACCCCGCCGTTGAAATCGGTAAAGAAGAAGCAGGAGGACAGAACGTTTACGTCCTCCAAGTCGGCTTGGCTTTAGCCGAACTCGGGTGGCAAGTCGATATGTTCTCGCGGCGAACCAGTCCCGACCAAGAGGCGATCGTCACTCACCGGGAAAATTGCCGCACGATTCGTCTGAATGCCGGACCGCAACAGTTCGTCAGTCGCGATGAAATCTTTGAATGTTTGCCGGAATTTGTGGATGCTTTCCAAGCTTTTCAAGAAAAAGAAGGGATTGAATATCGATTAGTTCATACCCACTATTGGCTGTCTTCTTGGGTGGGAATGGAACTGAAAAAACGCCACAATAATTTAGTTCAAGTTCACACCTATCACTCCCTAGGCGCGGTTAAGTATAAAGCTGTCGAAACATTACCCGCGATCGCCTCGACCCGCTTGGAAACTGAAAAAGCCTGTCTGGAAAACGCCGATCGCATCGTCGCCACCAGCCCGCAGGAAGAAGCGCACATGCGGAGCTTGGTATCACACAAAGGCGAGATCGAAGTGATTCCCTGCGGCACGGATATCCACCGTTTCGGACGGATCGATCGCGCCACGGCCCGGGAACAACTCGGGATCGATCGCGATGCGAAAGTCGTGCTGTATGTCGGACGCTTCGACCGCCGCAAAGGGATCGAAACCTTAGTGCGCGCGATCGGGCGATCTCAGCACCGCGATCGTAACCTCAAATTGATTATCGGTGGCGGGTATCGTCCCGGACAGAGTGACGGAATCGAACGAGATCGCATTGACGGGATCGTCAAGGAACTCGGTTTAGAGGCGATCGCCGAATTCCCCGGACGTCTGGGTAAAGACGACCTGCACCTGTACTACTCCGCCGCCGATGTCTGCGTCGTTCCCAGTCACTACGAACCCTTTGGCTTAGTCGCCATTGAAGCGATGGCGAGTGCGACCCCCGTCGTCGCCAGCAACGTCGGCGGACTCAAGTTTACCGTCGTTTCCGAGGTCAACGGTTTACTCGTTCCCCCGAAAAATGACGCCAAATTTGCCGAGGCGATCGATCGCATCCTCGCAGACCCGCAATGGCGCGACGAACTGGGTAAAACCGGGCGGTTGCGCGTCGAATTGGCGTTCAGTTGGGATAGCGTCGCTACTCGTTTGGCCCATACCTACAGCCAACTGATCGCCGATGCGGAATCGGTCCGCGTCCCCGAATCGGCGATCGCTGCATAA
- a CDS encoding Mo-dependent nitrogenase C-terminal domain-containing protein has product MNVLEYTIHDLISANWPKIWKFNQSNATTETTIPAAPRPTGFDPWHPLRHWLDRLEIRDRHMAHWLCQHIPAQCPFERDIHIGGKVLFHIPPMCKLNPLYEEVVTLRFRALCYLADECGEDISLYC; this is encoded by the coding sequence ATGAATGTATTGGAATATACCATACACGATCTGATTTCTGCAAATTGGCCGAAAATCTGGAAATTCAATCAATCGAACGCCACCACCGAAACCACCATCCCGGCGGCTCCCAGACCCACCGGGTTCGATCCCTGGCACCCTTTACGGCACTGGCTCGATCGCCTCGAAATCCGCGATCGCCACATGGCTCATTGGCTATGCCAACACATCCCTGCACAATGTCCCTTTGAAAGAGATATACATATCGGCGGTAAAGTCCTCTTTCACATCCCACCGATGTGCAAACTCAATCCCCTGTACGAAGAAGTCGTCACCCTTCGCTTTCGGGCCTTGTGCTACTTAGCCGACGAATGCGGCGAAGATATCAGCCTGTACTGCTGA
- a CDS encoding TIGR02587 family membrane protein, producing the protein MKPPSTSPISSLWLRELNDLICGSLGGFLFGIPLLYTMEVWWVGSFTKPWIRLGAIALTYAAVFLFNRTAGFRHHKKSPMSWLDTAMESIEAMAIGFTCAAYILILLREINQTTPLTEILGKLVFEGLPFSLGVALARSFLRGDRDSSIAEQKTGTLPTSSQTSANFNDTLTDISATLIGATTVAFSLAPTDEIPMLAAATSPIWLIAIIISSLLISYGIVFIAGFINQNKRFQHRGWFENPLSETLLCYLVSLVASAIMLWFFQNSTFSDPWNEWLRYVLLLGLPATIGGAAGRLAV; encoded by the coding sequence ATGAAACCGCCATCCACCTCCCCGATTTCTTCCCTATGGTTGCGAGAACTCAACGATCTCATTTGCGGGTCGTTGGGCGGATTTTTATTCGGCATTCCCTTACTCTATACCATGGAAGTCTGGTGGGTCGGTTCCTTTACCAAACCGTGGATTCGTTTGGGGGCGATCGCCTTAACTTATGCGGCAGTTTTTCTCTTCAACCGTACCGCCGGATTTCGTCATCACAAAAAATCCCCCATGAGCTGGCTCGATACCGCCATGGAAAGTATCGAAGCAATGGCGATCGGCTTTACTTGTGCCGCCTACATTCTCATTTTATTGCGGGAAATCAATCAAACCACGCCGCTCACTGAAATCTTAGGTAAACTGGTCTTTGAAGGATTGCCCTTTTCTCTCGGCGTCGCCTTAGCCCGCTCTTTTTTAAGGGGCGATCGCGACTCTTCTATTGCCGAGCAAAAGACAGGAACATTACCAACATCCTCCCAAACTTCTGCAAATTTTAATGATACTTTAACCGATATCAGCGCCACCTTAATTGGCGCGACCACTGTCGCCTTTAGCCTCGCTCCGACCGACGAAATCCCCATGTTAGCGGCGGCAACTTCTCCGATCTGGCTGATCGCTATTATTATTTCTTCGTTGTTAATTTCTTATGGTATAGTTTTTATCGCTGGATTTATCAATCAAAACAAACGCTTTCAACACCGAGGCTGGTTTGAAAATCCCTTAAGCGAAACTTTATTATGTTATCTAGTTTCCCTGGTCGCCAGCGCGATCATGCTTTGGTTTTTTCAAAATTCAACCTTTAGCGACCCTTGGAATGAATGGTTGCGCTACGTTCTCTTACTGGGACTTCCGGCGACCATTGGCGGTGCTGCCGGACGTCTAGCTGTATGA
- a CDS encoding NifU family protein yields the protein MSATLALTPENVETVLDELRPYLMADGGNVELVELEGPIVKLRLQGACGSCPSSTMTLKMGIERKLRESIPEIAEVEQVI from the coding sequence ATGTCTGCAACCCTAGCCCTGACCCCCGAGAACGTCGAAACCGTATTAGACGAACTGCGGCCTTATCTGATGGCTGATGGGGGCAACGTCGAGTTAGTCGAACTCGAAGGACCGATCGTCAAACTGCGACTGCAAGGAGCCTGTGGGTCTTGCCCGAGTTCGACCATGACCTTGAAAATGGGCATCGAGCGCAAACTGCGCGAGTCGATCCCCGAAATTGCCGAAGTCGAACAAGTGATTTAG
- a CDS encoding TIGR02588 family protein, with product MNSQELKDSVEERRSPEQSDAKSNRTRGRSLPEWCTFAIALFLVGTVIGLVIYDGLTQPADPPILSITSEGLIREEYGQFYVPFRIVNRGGETASSVRISAKLLEKGEIRESGNQQIDFLSRGETKEGAFIFSLDPRKSDLILRVTGYQIP from the coding sequence ATGAATTCTCAAGAGTTAAAAGATAGCGTCGAAGAAAGGAGATCGCCCGAACAAAGCGACGCCAAAAGCAACCGAACTAGAGGGCGATCGCTGCCGGAATGGTGTACGTTCGCGATCGCCTTATTCCTCGTCGGAACCGTAATCGGATTAGTGATTTACGACGGGCTGACCCAACCCGCCGATCCTCCTATTCTTTCTATTACATCCGAGGGTTTGATTCGCGAAGAATATGGCCAATTTTACGTTCCTTTCCGAATTGTCAATCGGGGCGGAGAAACTGCATCTTCGGTGCGGATTTCTGCCAAGCTTTTAGAAAAAGGAGAAATCCGAGAAAGTGGCAACCAACAGATCGATTTTCTGTCTCGGGGAGAAACAAAAGAAGGAGCATTTATTTTCAGTTTAGATCCGAGAAAAAGCGATTTAATTTTAAGGGTGACGGGGTATCAGATTCCTTAA